A genome region from Megalobrama amblycephala isolate DHTTF-2021 linkage group LG18, ASM1881202v1, whole genome shotgun sequence includes the following:
- the LOC125252880 gene encoding uncharacterized protein LOC125252880, whose protein sequence is MKKTVFFPGRVTVSFRKGPSGHLRQDPSEEAKIIKDNPSLQDKSAPQREDLVKTNARSVVLHRGGDVSDKQEVLGEYVLQFGKYKGKSFRWLLENDVGYALYLSSKVEEEEQAGQFNPEGPCKDSLISFLEYSRSFKEIEDLKQYLSQRPDPVPVLSEHDNIVGFGTRAHDTWRKIWDTRADGYASFIMRQKCVPGSKMYLLQQYLLKQQQNQLPKNPPLLPSPSSSTARPLVPSSTVSDHPVMEEDEELEKMMLSLSPTKYLTQPRSSAAPGSTVLSKRGYFPHQFWGIILL, encoded by the exons ATGAAGAAGACTGTCTTTTTTCCCGGGAGAGTCACCGTGTCCTTCAGGAAAGGCCCTTCAGGCCATTTACGACAGGACCCATCTGAAGAGGCAAAAATAATTAAAGATAACCCTTCTTTGCAGGACAAGTCAGCACCTCAAAGAGAAGATCTGGTCAAGACCAATGCCCGTTCTGTTGTTTTACACAGAGGAGGGGATGTCTCTGACAAGCAAGAGGTGTTAGGAGAATATGTTCTTCAGTTTGGCAAGTACAAGGGCAAGTCCTTCAGGTGGTTATTGGAGAATGATGTTGGCTACGCTTTGTACCTGTCCAGTAAGGTTGAGGAGGAAGAACAGGCTGGGCAGTTCAACCCAGAAGGTCCTTGCAAGGATAGCCTCATTTCCTTTCTTGAATACTCAAGAAGCTTCAAGGAAATTGAGGATCTTAAACAGTATCTGTCTCAAAGGCCAGATCCAGTGCCAGTCTTGTCAGAGCATGACAATATTGTTGGATTTGGAACAAGAGCACATGATACTTGGAGAAAAATTTGGGATACCAGGGCTGATGGATATGCTTCCTTTATAATGAGGCAGAAATGTGTTCCAGGTAGTAAAATGTATCTGTTGCAGCAGTATCTTTTAAAGCAGCAGCAAAACCAACTGCCCAAAAACCCTCCTCTGTTGCCCTCACCATCATCTTCCACTGCAAGGCCTCTGGTTCCTTCAAGTACTGTCTCTGATCATCCAG tAATGGAGGAGGATGAGGAACTGGAGAAGATGATGTTGAGTCTTTCTCCAACAAAATATCTCACACAGCCGA GATCGTCTGCAGCACCTGGATCCACAGTCTTGTCTAAAAGAGGTTATTTTCCACATCAGTTTTGGGGGATTATTCTGTTATAG
- the LOC125252082 gene encoding guanine nucleotide-binding protein subunit beta-2-like 1 — translation MTEQMTVRGTLKGHNGWVTQIATTPQFPDMILSASRDKTVIMWKLTRDETNYGIPQRALRGHSHFVSDVVISSDGQFALSGSWDGTLRLWDLTTGTTTRRFVGHTKDVLSVAFSADNRQIVSGSRDKTIKLWNTLGVCKYTIQDESHTEWVSCVRFSPNSSNPIIVSCGWDKMVKVWNLANCKLKTNHIGHTGFLNTVTVSPDGSLCASGGKDGQAMLWDLNEGKHLYTLDGGDTINALCFSPNRYWLCAATGPSIKIWDLEGKIIVDELRQEVITTNSKAEPPQCTSLAWSADGQTLFAGYTDNLIRVWQVTVGTR, via the exons ATGACCGAGCAGATGACCGTGCGAGGGACCCTGAAGGGCCACAACGGCTGGGTGACCCAGATCGCCACGACTCCGCAGTTTCCAGACATGATTCTGTCCGCGTCCCGAG ataagaccgtCATCATGTGGAAACTCACCCGTGATGAGACCAACTACGGTATTCCTCAGCGAGCCCTGCGCGGACACTCACACTTCGTGAGCGATGTGGTCATCTCATCAGACGGTCAGTTTGCGCTGTCCGGCTCGTGGGATGGCACTCTGCGTCTGTGGGACCTCACCAC TGGAACCACGACCCGTCGTTTTGTGGGTCACACCAAAGACGTGCTGAGCGTGGCCTTCTCTGCTGATAACCGGCAGATCGTGTCCGGCTCTCGGGACAAGACCATCAAGCTGTGGAACACCCTGGGCGTCTGCAAGTACACCATTCAG GACGAGAGTCACACCGAGTGGGTTTCCTGCGTCCGTTTCTCCCCGAACAGCAGTAACCCCATCATCGTCTCCTGCGGCTGGGACAAGATGGTCAAG GTGTGGAATCTGGCCAACTGCAAGCTGAAGACCAATCACATCGGACACACCGGATTCCTGAACACCGTCACCGTGTCCCCTGATGGCTCCCTCTGTGCGTCTGGAGGAAAG GATGGACAAGCCATGCTTTGGGATCTAAACGAAGGCAAGCATCTTTACACGCTGGACGGCGGTGACACGATCAATGCTCTCTGCTTCAGTCCCAACAGATACTGGCTGTGTGCCGCCACAGGGCCGAGCATCAAGATCTGG gATCTGGAGGGAAAGATCATTGTTGATGAGCTCAGACAGGAAGTCATCACCACCAACAGCAAGGCTGAGCCGCCCCAGTGCACGTCTCTGGCCTGGTCTGCTGATGGACAG actCTCTTTGCTGGATACACAGACAACCTGATCAGAGTTTGGCAGGTGACCGTCGGAACCCGATAA
- the hnrnpabb gene encoding heterogeneous nuclear ribonucleoprotein A/Bb isoform X2 translates to MADAEHQFMETSENGNEENLNGAELAEEAAADDENGGDGGQIDASKGEEDAGKMFVGGLSWDTSKKDLKDYFSKFGEVTDCTIKMDSNTGRSRGFGFILFKDAESVEKVLQQKEHRLDGRQIDPKKAMAMKKEPVKKIFVGGLNPETAEEKIREYFGAFGEMENIELPTDPKTNKRRGFVFITFKEESAVKKIVEKKYHNVSGSKCEIKIAQPKEIYQQQQYGARGGFGGRGRGRGGQNQNWNQGYNSYWNQGYGNQGYGGYGGQQGYGGYGGYGSYDYSSPYYGGYGGGYDYNQGSASYGKTPRRGGHQSSYKPY, encoded by the exons ATGGCCGACGCAGAGCATCAGTTCATGGAAACCTCCGAGAACGGGAACGAGGAGAATCTGAACGGAGCGGAGCTCGCGGAGGAGGCCGCGGCGGACGACGAGAATGGAGGCGATGGAGGACAGATCGACGCCAGCAAGGGCGAGGAAGATGCCGG TAAAATGTTTGTTGGAGGACTCAGCTGGGACACCAGTAAGAAAGATCTAAAGGATTACTTCTCAAAATTCGGTGAGGTGACTGACTGCACCATAAAGATGGATTCAAACACCGGCCGGTCACGGGGGTTTGGATTCATCTTGTTTAAAGATGCTGAAAGTGTGGAGAAG GTCCTACAGCAAAAGGAACACAGACTAGATGGCCGACAGATCGATCCCAAGAAAGCCATGGCCATGAAGAAGGAGCCGGTCAAGAAGATATTTGTTGGTGGCCTTAATCCTGAAACCGCAGAGGAGAAGATCCGTGAATACTTTGGGGCCTTCGGAGAG ATGGAAAATATCGAACTCCCAACGGATCCAAAGACAAACAAAAGGAGGGGCTTCGTTTTCATCACATTCAAGGAAGAATCTGCTGTCAAAAAGATAGTTGAGAAGAAATACCATAACGTTAGTGGAAGCAAG TGCGAGATCAAAATCGCCCAGCCCAAGGAAATCTACCAGCAGCAGCAGTACGGCGCCCGCGGAGGCTTCGGAGGTCGCGGCAGGGGTCGCGGGG GCCAAAACCAGAACTGGAACCAGGGATATAACAGCTACTGGAACCAGGGATATGGGAACCAAGGCTATGGCGGTTACGGTGGCCAGCAGGGCTATGGCGGCTACGGTGGCTATGGCAGCTACGACTATTCCTCTCCATACTATGGTGGATATGGTGGTGGTTATGATTACA ACCAGGGAAGCGCGAGCTACGGAAAGACACCGAGACGCGGAGGCCACCAGAGTAGCTACAAGCCATACTGA
- the hnrnpabb gene encoding heterogeneous nuclear ribonucleoprotein A/Bb isoform X3, which translates to MADAEHQFMETSENGNEENLNGAELAEEAAADDENGGDGGQIDASKGEEDAGKMFVGGLSWDTSKKDLKDYFSKFGEVTDCTIKMDSNTGRSRGFGFILFKDAESVEKVLQQKEHRLDGRQIDPKKAMAMKKEPVKKIFVGGLNPETAEEKIREYFGAFGEMENIELPTDPKTNKRRGFVFITFKEESAVKKIVEKKYHNVSGSKVTNGEEDLCEIKIAQPKEIYQQQQYGARGGFGGRGRGRGGQNQNWNQGYNSYWNQGYGNQGYGGYGGQQGYGGYGGYGSYDYSSPYYDQGSASYGKTPRRGGHQSSYKPY; encoded by the exons ATGGCCGACGCAGAGCATCAGTTCATGGAAACCTCCGAGAACGGGAACGAGGAGAATCTGAACGGAGCGGAGCTCGCGGAGGAGGCCGCGGCGGACGACGAGAATGGAGGCGATGGAGGACAGATCGACGCCAGCAAGGGCGAGGAAGATGCCGG TAAAATGTTTGTTGGAGGACTCAGCTGGGACACCAGTAAGAAAGATCTAAAGGATTACTTCTCAAAATTCGGTGAGGTGACTGACTGCACCATAAAGATGGATTCAAACACCGGCCGGTCACGGGGGTTTGGATTCATCTTGTTTAAAGATGCTGAAAGTGTGGAGAAG GTCCTACAGCAAAAGGAACACAGACTAGATGGCCGACAGATCGATCCCAAGAAAGCCATGGCCATGAAGAAGGAGCCGGTCAAGAAGATATTTGTTGGTGGCCTTAATCCTGAAACCGCAGAGGAGAAGATCCGTGAATACTTTGGGGCCTTCGGAGAG ATGGAAAATATCGAACTCCCAACGGATCCAAAGACAAACAAAAGGAGGGGCTTCGTTTTCATCACATTCAAGGAAGAATCTGCTGTCAAAAAGATAGTTGAGAAGAAATACCATAACGTTAGTGGAAGCAAGGTAACGAATGGAGAGGAAGACCTT TGCGAGATCAAAATCGCCCAGCCCAAGGAAATCTACCAGCAGCAGCAGTACGGCGCCCGCGGAGGCTTCGGAGGTCGCGGCAGGGGTCGCGGGG GCCAAAACCAGAACTGGAACCAGGGATATAACAGCTACTGGAACCAGGGATATGGGAACCAAGGCTATGGCGGTTACGGTGGCCAGCAGGGCTATGGCGGCTACGGTGGCTATGGCAGCTACGACTATTCCTCTCCATACTATG ACCAGGGAAGCGCGAGCTACGGAAAGACACCGAGACGCGGAGGCCACCAGAGTAGCTACAAGCCATACTGA
- the hnrnpabb gene encoding heterogeneous nuclear ribonucleoprotein A/Bb isoform X1, giving the protein MADAEHQFMETSENGNEENLNGAELAEEAAADDENGGDGGQIDASKGEEDAGKMFVGGLSWDTSKKDLKDYFSKFGEVTDCTIKMDSNTGRSRGFGFILFKDAESVEKVLQQKEHRLDGRQIDPKKAMAMKKEPVKKIFVGGLNPETAEEKIREYFGAFGEMENIELPTDPKTNKRRGFVFITFKEESAVKKIVEKKYHNVSGSKVTNGEEDLCEIKIAQPKEIYQQQQYGARGGFGGRGRGRGGQNQNWNQGYNSYWNQGYGNQGYGGYGGQQGYGGYGGYGSYDYSSPYYGGYGGGYDYNQGSASYGKTPRRGGHQSSYKPY; this is encoded by the exons ATGGCCGACGCAGAGCATCAGTTCATGGAAACCTCCGAGAACGGGAACGAGGAGAATCTGAACGGAGCGGAGCTCGCGGAGGAGGCCGCGGCGGACGACGAGAATGGAGGCGATGGAGGACAGATCGACGCCAGCAAGGGCGAGGAAGATGCCGG TAAAATGTTTGTTGGAGGACTCAGCTGGGACACCAGTAAGAAAGATCTAAAGGATTACTTCTCAAAATTCGGTGAGGTGACTGACTGCACCATAAAGATGGATTCAAACACCGGCCGGTCACGGGGGTTTGGATTCATCTTGTTTAAAGATGCTGAAAGTGTGGAGAAG GTCCTACAGCAAAAGGAACACAGACTAGATGGCCGACAGATCGATCCCAAGAAAGCCATGGCCATGAAGAAGGAGCCGGTCAAGAAGATATTTGTTGGTGGCCTTAATCCTGAAACCGCAGAGGAGAAGATCCGTGAATACTTTGGGGCCTTCGGAGAG ATGGAAAATATCGAACTCCCAACGGATCCAAAGACAAACAAAAGGAGGGGCTTCGTTTTCATCACATTCAAGGAAGAATCTGCTGTCAAAAAGATAGTTGAGAAGAAATACCATAACGTTAGTGGAAGCAAGGTAACGAATGGAGAGGAAGACCTT TGCGAGATCAAAATCGCCCAGCCCAAGGAAATCTACCAGCAGCAGCAGTACGGCGCCCGCGGAGGCTTCGGAGGTCGCGGCAGGGGTCGCGGGG GCCAAAACCAGAACTGGAACCAGGGATATAACAGCTACTGGAACCAGGGATATGGGAACCAAGGCTATGGCGGTTACGGTGGCCAGCAGGGCTATGGCGGCTACGGTGGCTATGGCAGCTACGACTATTCCTCTCCATACTATGGTGGATATGGTGGTGGTTATGATTACA ACCAGGGAAGCGCGAGCTACGGAAAGACACCGAGACGCGGAGGCCACCAGAGTAGCTACAAGCCATACTGA